The Meriones unguiculatus strain TT.TT164.6M chromosome 19, Bangor_MerUng_6.1, whole genome shotgun sequence genomic interval caacaatataacataaataacaaaaagcctgcacacacatgaaaagtgaacaattctctactcaataacagctggattagggaggaaataaataaagaaattaaagacttcctagaactttatgaaaatgaaggtacaacttgccctaacttatggaacacaatgaaagcagtgctaagaggaaagttcatagcactaagtgcattcataaagaaatttgagggatctcatacaagcaacttaatggcacacctgaaagcagaaaaaaaaaaaaagaaaagaaagaaagaaaaagaagcagacacacccaagaggagtagacagctggaaatatcccaactcaggactgaaatcaataccttagaaacaaagaatcaatgaaaccaagagctggttctttgagaaaatcaacaagatagacaaacccttagccaaactaactggtTTCACTCTAGATCCCCGAGCTATCTAGTTCCAAGTTCTTGGTCATCCAAGCAATGTTGAATATGAGTTCAATCTCCTGGAGTGGGTTTCAAGTCAAATCAGCtattggttggttattcccaCCATAtagtgccaccattgccctagcacatTTTGTAAGCAGGACACCATTGCAGGTAAAGGGTTTGATGCTGGCTTGAGGttgtttctcttttgatagcATGCAGAGTACATTCCTGTACCGAGGATACTGGAACCTAGAGGTGAATGCTTTATGTAGCCACAACATAACTTCTCCATCTTTAATCAGTTGTGtagatgttgtcttcagcaatggagacTTCCTGCCCATTTGTGGGGAGCAAAGGCTTGCAATATCTTGGGTTGTTTGGGAACTCCTACGGGcttctttggccaacaactcttaatttttaatttctatctACCCTGACACGTGTACTGTACGGCTTAGTTTCTCTGCACCGGGATTTCCCCATTCGGTAGAGAGTTATGGAAATTATAGTTTCCTCAAAAAGCTGTCCTTTCATACACAGAAGAAGCGTTAAATTCTTATGTGTCAACTGCACCTACATGTATGGAGACACCATCACACAGGGTGCACAAAAAGAcaagtgaccttgaactcctctcGTATGACAACCCAACAGTGCTTttacataccaaaaaaaaaaaaaaatgatgatattATCACTTCTAATATCAGCCCTACACACTCACTTGTTTATATCAAACTGTATCCAGGTAGTAAGGGCCTCCTAGGAACTATATAAAAAGTATGTGGAaagaccactcctgggcacaaTAAGATTGAGAAGTTCTTGAAGTTTTACAGCATGTAAGGATTGCTTTCAGAATAAGGCCAATAAGGCATTTATAGTTCAGTTCCCAGACGATATTTCATGTGCAGGAATGAAACAATTCCAATAATGGCAAAGGCTTTCACTATTGCTAGGACTTGCTCAGAAATCAGAATCTTCTGTGCTGAGCATCTTTTATTCTACTATTGTCTAAAAGGAGAtttaagaaagagaaggaagagcctTGGTTCCCGTCTCACACAGACTGGCACTCTGGGGAAGTCAAATAAGTCAGGAAACAGGGAAGCTCAATATTCAGAAACTTTGTTAATGTTCATTTTCTCACCTCACGTCCTTCCTCTCAAATAACTAGATCTTAATTAAGCTTGAAATAACTTCTGATCAAAACAGATGTAGTAACTGTGGGGACAAAGGGAAGCTGTACTTCAGGGACTGATGCTCTGAAGAGGCCTTCCTTCCCCTGACACTGTGACAACATGAAACTTGAAGTCCACAATACCTAATGACAGCCAAAGGACCCACAGGTCCAGCCAGTACAAATATGACCTGGCAAGTGTCACCTTCCCAGAGCTGCTCCAGAGCCTGTCTGCACCAGAGAGGTCCAGGTGAGTCCATGGAGGTAAGATCATTCTCAGCTTTGCCATGGAGAGTTCTGTTAATGCTCAAGTCTCTCTCTGACTGAGCCCAGGAATGGTTGAGAGGCTCTGTGAGCTTTGGGTCCTCCACTTGGTTCCTCCTTCTGACACTAACAAGGCTTGTACCTGGCTCCAGAGAGATCACAAACTAGTTCCTGGAGATATGGAAATGGAGTAGAAATGCTGAGGCATCGTTATCCTTCCTCCTGGCTCAAGTACCATGACAGAGCTCCAGGTATGTCTTTGCGTGTGGTTGACTTTTTACCTTTTTCAAAGGATTTTTTGAAATATAGATTTGTCTCAAAAATTTGAGACAAGCATAATGATACAATCTTGTAACATTAGCagtagagagactgagacaacaaaattgttcaagaccagccttatGTACCttagagactgtctcaaaaataacaagggaaaagagaaaaatacaaaaattgaCCTGATGGTTATATGAAAATTTCAGAATATCTTTTGGTGATTCATATTTAACTGTCTAGAAATTTTTATCCAGTTTGACTTGACATTGAGGTCTACCTTAAAAAATATCTAGTGAATATTTATATGGAGTAAAATCACAGaacaataaatacaaaaactttaaatatgaagaTGTAGAAATTGAAGATACAAAACATTGAAGTCAAAtgcaagtaaataaattgttatgGTAATAAAGATGCaattaagaaaacaacatcaAACAAAAAAGGACTTATGTGGAAGATAAAGTTACTAGATCTCAGAGATATCTATCACAGGTGTTAACCAGGAGGGTTTCCCAGTACCTGTGTGATGTGAGGAAGTCAGAAACATTCGTCAAGAACCTCAGACTTTGGGAATTGGGTGAGGAAATACGATGAAATAGAAtgagaaacagagggagaaatTTTGGTTAAGGAAGTTGGAGTTCAATTCCAGTATGCTGAGCGGTAACAAGAATAAATGCATCAATGCTGCCTGAGAGACAGGCTGACAAACACACATCCACAAAGCTGAGTCAGTTTTTCTAGTGTggagctaaaaaaataaaatcttctttaAATCTTTAGATTTGAATAGCAGTTATCAAACATCTGTCAGATCAGACATAATAACCCAGTGcccacaggaaaaaaaggaaggaggggattTCAGGAACCTAATCTGCAACAGGACGTGTGTCCGCCACTGTTCTTGAACACcagaaaatgatattatgaaaaaATGTGCTATTCAGATCCATGTCTTGCATTACTgatgctttctttaaaatgtatttgcatCTCATCTTATATaccaggaaggaagaaatggttttgaagtttattaagaaaacaatttttctCTTCATGACTGTGCTTGGCATTCTGGGAAACATGTCTGTTTCCGTGAATTACAATTTCAGTTGGTGGGGAGCCCCTGAGAAGAAACCCATACACCTTATTCTCATCCACTTGGGTTTTACAAACATCATAATCCATCTTGCAAAAGGATTGCCAAGGACAATTGCAGCTTTTGGGTTGAGAAACTTCCTAGATGACTTAGGCTGTAAGATCATAATTTACCTGGAGAGGGTGGCCCGTGGCCTCTCCATCTGCACCAGCAGTCTCCTCACTGTGGTCCAGGCCATCATCatcagttccagagaatctgggtGGAGGACGCTCAGGCCAAAGTCTGCATGGCATATCCTCCCATTCTTCTCACTCTTTTGGATACTCAATTGTTTAATAAGTTTGGACATAATCCATTCCACCACAAATACAAGAATGAATGAATCACAGCTTATGAGTGATGACAGCTATTGTTATTTTATTCTACCAAGTCAGAAAATTAAATGGATTTTTCTCCCTCTCACGGTCCTGAGAGATGCAGTGTTTCAGGGTGCCATGGGAGGGGCCAGTGGCTACATGGTATTACTTCTGCACAAGCACCACCAGCATGTCCTCTACCTTCAAAACTCCAAGCTTATCTACAGAACTCCCCCTGAGCTGAGAGCTGCTCAAAGTGTCCTCCTTCtcatgctctgttttgttttcttttattggacTGATTGTgtctgttctttatttttaattctctcttCAGGGGACAATACTTCCACAGTAAATACTCTCTGAGAACTTCTGACCCTTGGTTATGCAACTTTTAGCCCCCTTGTGCTGATTCACAGGGATGGGCTTCTGGTGGAGTGTTGGCATGCTCAGTGGcagaaattgagaaaatgtctgtcTCGTTTATATGTTCAATGagtgagaaaaaaattctcagttcTGCAATGCTGTGGGTAAGACAAAATCCCAAGAGCAGTTTAAGCATGTGTTTATTCTCAAGCAATAATCTTGGTGACTCAAGTCTTGCACTGAGAATATTCTTAGCAAATTACAATAATATAGAAGCTTCATTCTATTGGCCATTCTTTTTACAGGTCtttatttttacactttattaatttacCATGTATGATTGCTTTGCATGTATTTATGATTGTACAGCACGTGCACACATGAGACCTATAGAGTATCTGGGAGAGATCATCAAATGCCTTGTGACCAGCTAGATTTGAGAGATAGTTCTGAACCAATATGTATTTGCTGTGAagtgaatctgggtcctctggaagtccTGCTCTTAAtagctgatccatctctccaataGTGACAAAATCACTTTAACAAGATTTGTAAAATGGTTTTGATACTACCATGACATAAAGTATTCAAATGAATTTCATAAAAATTCATACTGATATAATCATATTAGTCtcaattttttcttattttgtatcTCACATTGTGCTTGCTGAATGTTAGTACCTTGAGGCTATTTCAGGCTACTTCAAAGTGTCTTTAAGTATCCATTTAAACACAAAAGTTTACAGAATTATGAAAACTGGAGCCCAATGCAACAGTTGCAGAAATTAAATGCACTGAAATAATTCAAATACACAGCAAACTTTCATTTTCTGTCTATCTATAGTTCTATGTTGGTTTTAAAATGTGGATTTGTCTTTTTAAAGGTGAATCATTGAGTGTGACTGAAGCAGAGCAAGGCTCCTGTGCAGCTGCCCCTTGTAAACTCCAGGGTGTTCTCCAGGACACCATCCAGCTATTTAACAACAAGGAGCTGCAGAAAGATCTGACTCTACATTCATTTAAATGCAGGATTTGAGTCCATACAATAAGATAGGGCCAGGATTCTAAGAACCTAATGGACACATTCTGAAAACTACTTATTGATAGAATCATTGAACATGAAATATTGTCAGTGTAGTATGGTTAGAGATagcttcattatttttaaattaccttTCATATCTTCCTGGAACCATTGTAAATATTTTGGGTGCATCATGGATCTACTGTGCAATAATGAATaggtatttattttttgattggcTGCACTGTATATGCAAAATATTTAAGTGGTGTGTGATGTACTGTGTTTTAGCTTACTAATTAGCTTGTTTTTCCAATatggagatttattttatttgtatgtatatgtcttTGTGACTGTATGCCACATTTGTACAGGTGCCCTCACAGGACAGAAGAGTGCACTGGGTCCCTGGAAGCTAGAGCTTCAGGCTGTCATGAGTCCTATAGTGTAGATGTTGGGTAAGGAACCaggatcctctgcaagaagagcagGACTCTTCACCATCAGTCCAGCTTCTTGTCTTTCTGATATAAATGTGACTTTTTCGTAGATAACATCGTCACCCACATTATTCCTACGGTTCTTATGATCGAGGCTTTTTCTAAGCAGCTGACATAAAGAACCAGACAAACCCAGTACCTTCTAATTCTAATTCAATCTGTATAATTTAACTCAAGAAGTGATGCCAGAACACAGAGCAGTACTGAAGAAATGTGTGTTTAATCTAAATGATGAAGAGGTTGTACCACATTAAGAAtaaacagggggctggagagatgatagAGTGAGTTAGCACTATTTTAAATTTCTGCTGAAAAGTCAGAGAATATtggaaaaaataagacaaaaatcatGATTAAAGCATAAAGTAAAATTTTCAGACACAATGGAAATAGTCATGAATCTAAATAATGTAGAGGATAGTGAAGGCAACTGGAAAGGGGACTCAATTATGCCCTTCAGGAAACACACAAGGGATTTGACAGTTGGATTAGCATAAACATTACCTCAAACTTTATCATTTTCTCATGCTGGATACAGTGCGTTTCAGTAGCATGGACCTGTAGGACATTATgctaaattaaataaatcagCTGAATGTAGACAAATACTACGTAACTTTAGTAATAAGTGGAATGTAAATACAGAAGAAACTAGAGCCTTCAAAGTGTGCTATGCAGCCTCCAGCCCTCAGAAACTTCTCCTTGTGGACTCTGCTTTTGCATGTGTCCTTCATATAATCAGAAACATGAAGCTGTGGCTATTCAGAGTTTTTCAGCCTTCACCCTGAAATTTTTCTTGTCATGTTTTTTTCCCCAGGAAGGCATTAAAAAAATCTGCTCAAACCAAATAGTGTAAAAAGTGTGCATAGAATTTGTCCTATTCATTTTGAGCTAAATGAATCTGTTTCCTTGAATATGTTGGGTACATCAGAGCCTCTCAGAGCacttgtgctaggctcctgtcgaTAAACATAGCaaagtaacattaatagtgtcaccgattggttctctcccatgggatgggtctcaagtagggccagtctttggttggccattccctcaaactttgctccatctttttctttctaaatcttgtaggcagaacaAGTTTGGagtcaaaggttttgtgtgtaggttggtgtccttatccctccactggaagttccTGCCTGCctataggaggtggccacttcagacTCCATATCCCATAATGATAGAACTGTCAACTAGGGCGATACCCATAGACATCCTGGGTTCTCCCCTATTCCATGTCTCTGGAACATTCCAGAGATGCTCCCATCTCTGATGTCCAATCTCTCATTCAGCTgtctctcctagctctctcttCTCCACACTTGGtgccttcctcatcccctctcctAGCCAGTTCCCACCCTGAATCAATCTCcaatgcttattttatttccccttctgactgGGATTCAAGCATCCGCCCTTGAGCCCTTcttgtaacttagcttctttgggtaaaGAACTTCTTTATAGTATAAACTTTATAGTATAAACTTCTTTATAGTAgttttttgggtttgggttacctcactcaggataatcttttctcattccgtccattttcctacaaatctcaagatgtccttgtttttaataaatgagtagtattctattgggtAATGTACCACatattctttatcccttctttGTGTGAGAGACTtataggttgttttcagttttaggctattaagaataaagctgctatgaacatagaagagaaagtgtcTTGGTGGTATGGTGGAACACCATTTTGGTATATGTCAAGGAGctgtatagatgggtcttgaggtggaAGTATTCCCAAATTCCTGAGAAACCACaatattgatttccacagtggctgtaaaAGTTTGTAAGCCTGACAGCAATGGAGgggtgtttctctttctccacaacctccccagtaTACGTTGTggtttgagtttttgatcatagatATCCTGTCTGGTCTAAGATGGAACCTCAGGgtgattttgatttgtatttccctgatgactaaggacactgaacatttctcagtgtttctcaaccattcaagactcctctgttgagaattctctgtttagctccatatcccatttttttttcttatcacttacattttatgaactctgtatcccagctgtatcccactccctcattcccttccaatcccaacctccctccctcatcttcactcTGACCCTTTCccaatccactgatgggggggacctcctccccattcatctgatcctgttttatcaggtatcttcaggactggctgcaaagccctcttctgtggcctaacaggactgctcctcccttggggggtggtgagttcaaagagccagccattgagttcctgtaattggcttgtttggtttgttggtatttaactacttcttgagttctttatatattctcgatattagccctctgtcagataaaaggttgtgaagatcttttcctgttcgattggctgccattttgtcctattgacagtgtcttttaccttacagaagcttttaagtttcatgaggtcccactgatttattgttgatcttagtgcctgagctattggtgttctgttcaggaagttgtctcctgtgccaatgagtttaaggctattcccccactttctttttcattacatttattatatatggttttatgttaagcTGTTTAATCCacgtggacttgagttttgtgcagggtgataaatatggatctattggcatgcttttttaaatattttttgcatgcagacatctagttagaccctcactatttgttggagatgctttcttttttccattgtatggttttagcttcgtTGTCAAATTCACTTGTCCATCAGTGTGTAGTTTATTTgtgagtcttctatttgatttcattgatcggCCTGTCAGTTTTGATGTCAATACTATGCAGgttttttattgctattgttctGTAGGActgcttgaaatcagggatggtgatatctccagatcgttgttttgttttgtttctttttgttttgggtttttgtttttgttttgtacagcattattttagcttttcaggttttttgttttcctgtatgaAGTTGCAAATTGTTCTTTCagggtctgcaaagaattgtgttggttgctgagtagtattctattgtgtaaatgtacacttCCTGTATTCATTCCTTGGTTGGGGGAAATATAACTAGTTTtctaagttctggctattacaaatgaagctgctatgaacacagtagagcaaatgtccttgttgaatggttgagaatcttttgggtatatgcccaggagtgatatagctgaatcttgacttagcactcttcctaattttctgagaaagcaccagattcatttcaAAAGTGgatttacaagtttacattcccaccagcagtggaggaggcttccccttcctccacatcctctcattcatgtgttgtcacttgaggttttttaattgtttgttttattttttgttattaaatttattttttaattaactgcaatttattcattttgtatcccagctgtagctcctccctcatcccctcccaaccctacctttcctcccacttcttctcctatgcccctcccccaattcactgataggggaagttctcctccccttccatctgaccctagtctatcagatctcatcaggattgtcttcattttcttcctctctggcttGGTAAGACAactctctcctcagggggaggtgatcaaagagcaggccgatcagctaatgtcagaggcagtgccgttaccctttactagggaatgctcttgggcactgagctgccatgggctatatctgtcacttgagtttttatcttagtcattctgatggatgtaacaTGGTATCTCAGcttaattttgattttcatttcataactaaagatgttgagcatttctttaagtgtttctgcaccattcgatattcctctgttgagaattctctgtttagctctgtatcccatttttcattggattacttggtttgttggtgcttaacttcttgagttctttgaaacaaggaagtcatgaaattttcaggcaaatggtaggaattaaaaaagatcatccccagtgaggtaacccagaagcagaaagacacatatgttatatactcacttataagtgcttattagtcatataatataggataaacatactaaaatctatagtcccaaagaagctaaacaacaagaaacccaaggaagatgcttaatcctcattcagaaggacaatcAAGATATACATTGGAAGTAGAGGACATGGACCAGggtaggagccttccacaaagggcttctgaaagactctacccagcagggtattgaagcagatactgagattcagagctcaactttgggcagagtgaaaggaatattatagaagaagcaggagaaagaaagacctagaagcgacaggagctccacaagaaaaccaaaagaaccaaaaaatctgggcctgggttgggggcctgcagagactgatgaatcagccaaggaccatgcatagattagacctagactccctgttctgATGTAGCctctgggcagctcagtctccataggtatcctagtaaggtgagcagggccagtctctggcatgaactcagtcgcctgctctttgttcaactcccgctggcaaggtggccttactaggtcacagaaaaagagatccagacaatcctgatgagagctgagagGATAGGGTTagatagtagaggaggacctcccctatcagtagactggggggtGACAGATAGGGGTTAAAGAGGGAGgtaaggtgggaccaggagaagatgagggagttgATACAAACTGAAAAAATTGTTGGAAAggagttggaaagatggctcagaggttaagagcattgcttgctcttccagaggtcctaagttcaattgccagcaatcccatggtggctcacaaccatctataatgaaaattggtgccctcttctggtgtttagatatccatgcaggcagaacattgtatatataataaaaaaataaataaatattttttaaaggtggggagcctagaattcattgccacaggagacaattttgataacagaacaccaacagcacaggctctaagatcaacaatcaataaatgggacctccagaaactgaaaaccttctgtaaagcaaagaacactgtcatcattACAAAATGACAGTTTAAGGaatgggaaaggctcttcaccaaccctatatatgacagagggctaataaccagtatatataaagaactaaagaagttaaaaggcaacaaatcaagtaatccaattaaaaatggggtacagagctaaacaaagaattctctgtaaaggaatatcaaatggcagagaaatacttaaagaaattctccctgtccttattcatcaggaaaatgaaaaatcaaaacaaccctgagatttcagcttataCCATCAGAACAGCTataatcaaaatctcaagtgacaacacccgctggagatgatgtggagaaaggggaaccctcttccattgctggtgggaatgtaaacttgtacaaccactttggaaatcaatctggtgctttctcagacaatttaggaatagcacttcctcaagatccagctatagaactcctaggcatataaccaaattgtgctcaagtacacaacaaggatatttgctcaaccgtgttcatagcagctttattcataatagcaagaacctggaaacaaccctgatgtccctcaatggagaatggatgcagaaattatggtacatttacacaatggaatactacctagcaattaaaaacaaggaagtcatgaattttgcagacaaatggtgggatctagaaaagatcatcctgagtgaggtatcccagaagcagaaagatatacatggtacatacttacttatgagtgaatattagacacataatatagaataaagattctaaataaaatctgtacacctagaaaggccaatcaagaaggaggaccctgggtaagatgatccatctttactcagaaagacaaatgggatgaactttggaagaaggagaaaacaggaaataggacagaaacctaccacagaaggcctctgaaagactctacctagcagggtatgaaagcaaatgttgagagtcatagccaaactttgggaagagtacagggaatattagaatagaagaaggagatagtaggacctggagaggacaagagctccacagggagaacaatggaaccaaaatatctgggcacaggtgtccttagtgagactgatactccaaccaaggacaattcatggacataacctagaaaagctgctcagatgtagcccgtggtagctcagtatccaagtgggtaccctagtaaggggaaaagggtctgtctgacatgaactcagtggctgacacttttatcacttccccctgaagggggagcactcttgccaggccacaaaggtggacaatgcagccagtcctgatgagacctgataagctagggtcagatggaagagtaggaggacctgccctatcagtgaacttttGGAGGGgcctaggagaagatgaggatggGAAGTGGTATTCagaggaaaatgagggaggggtctacgtctaagatacaaaatgaataaactgtaattaatacaaaaaactaaaatttaataaaaaatacaaaaaaataaaataatatttccaaACATTATCTTgatattttgatggtaattgcactGATGGTTATTTCTaatatgttaatcttactgatccatgaatCTAAGAGAtcatttcatcttctgatatattcttcaatttctttcttcagagacttgaagtttttttgtcatacagttctttcatttgcttggttagcaTTACACCAAGatgttttgtattatttgtggctattttgaagggagtcatttccctaatttctttctcaacctgtTTATCATTTGAATAAAGgaaggctactgacttttttttagttaattttgtgtccagccactttgctgtaggtGTGTATCAGCTAtatgagttctctggtagaattttgggagtcactcatgtatattaccATATCATTTCCTAGCAGAGTTAGTTTGGCTCCTTTCTGtgttgtatccacttgatctcctttaggtgtCTTATTGTACTAGCTAGAAATTCAAATGCTATGATGAATAGATAAGGagtagacagccttgtcttgtccctgattgtagtggaattgctttaagtttctctccatttgatgtgatgttggttattggcctgctgtatgttgcctttatttTGTCTAGGTATGTGTATTGTATCCCcattctctccaagacttttaacataaaGGGATATAGCatttttttcaaaggctttttcattaactaatgagatgaccatgtggtggttcttttctttcagtttgtttgtttggttatttaTTGGATATTCATATCCTGAAGCCTAGGATGAATCCTACTTTacatcttagcactgctttcattctgtcccataaatttgggtatgttgtggcttcattttcattgaattctagaaagtctttaatttcttccctgacccagtggtcattgagtagactGTTATTCAGTTTCTATGATATTGTAggcttttgattaattttggttgaaagtctattttattagatattacaaaGGCTcc includes:
- the LOC132649206 gene encoding vomeronasal type-1 receptor 4-like produces the protein MYLHLILYTRKEEMVLKFIKKTIFLFMTVLGILGNMSVSVNYNFSWWGAPEKKPIHLILIHLGFTNIIIHLAKGLPRTIAAFGLRNFLDDLGCKIIIYLERVARGLSICTSSLLTVVQAIIISSRESGWRTLRPKSAWHILPFFSLFWILNCLISLDIIHSTTNTRMNESQLMSDDSYCYFILPSQKIKWIFLPLTVLRDAVFQGAMGGASGYMVLLLHKHHQHVLYLQNSKLIYRTPPELRAAQSVLLLMLCFVFFYWTDCVCSLFLILSSGDNTSTVNTL